A section of the Marinimicrobium koreense genome encodes:
- the hisD gene encoding histidinol dehydrogenase — MTDKQPLIARLDASTADFSARLDALLAWDSVSDAGVAEVVDEILQAVKTRGDAALVEYTNRLDRREVSSLADLIVPESKLHEALESLPAEQRQALEVAAERIRRYHEHQRQPSWDYTEEDGTRLGQKVTPMARVGLYVPGGKASYPSSVLMNAIPAKVAGVAELVMVVPAPGGELNAMVLAAAAVAGVDKVVTVGGAQAVAALAYGTESLPKVDKIVGPGNIYVATAKRAVFGMVDIDMIAGPSEILVICDGQTDPDWIAMDLFSQAEHDEQAQSILVSPDAAFLDRVEAAMERLLPTLSREAIARTSLANRGALILVQDMDQALAVSNRIAPEHLELSVADPDALLPKVAHAGAIFMGRYTPEALGDYCAGPNHVLPTSGTARFSSPLGVYDFQKRSSIIHCSAEGASELAKTASVLARGEALEAHARSAEYRIKV; from the coding sequence ATGACTGACAAGCAACCTCTGATCGCTCGCCTGGATGCCTCCACTGCGGATTTCAGTGCGCGTCTCGATGCCCTGCTGGCCTGGGACAGTGTGTCCGATGCCGGGGTCGCCGAGGTGGTGGACGAGATTCTTCAGGCCGTCAAGACACGCGGTGATGCGGCGTTGGTGGAGTACACCAACCGCCTGGATCGTCGTGAGGTCAGCTCGCTGGCGGATCTGATTGTGCCTGAGAGCAAGTTGCATGAAGCGCTTGAGTCACTGCCCGCCGAGCAGCGCCAGGCGCTGGAAGTAGCGGCGGAGCGGATTCGGCGTTACCACGAGCATCAGCGGCAACCGTCCTGGGATTACACCGAGGAGGATGGGACCCGGCTGGGGCAGAAGGTGACACCCATGGCGCGGGTCGGGCTCTATGTGCCCGGTGGCAAGGCTTCTTATCCCTCATCGGTCCTGATGAATGCGATTCCGGCCAAAGTCGCCGGCGTGGCGGAGCTGGTGATGGTCGTGCCGGCCCCGGGTGGCGAACTCAATGCCATGGTGCTTGCGGCAGCGGCGGTGGCCGGCGTGGACAAGGTGGTGACGGTGGGTGGTGCTCAGGCGGTGGCGGCCTTGGCTTACGGCACAGAGAGCCTGCCGAAAGTGGACAAGATTGTCGGGCCGGGAAACATTTATGTTGCCACCGCCAAGCGCGCCGTGTTCGGAATGGTGGATATTGACATGATCGCCGGTCCCTCGGAGATTCTGGTGATCTGCGATGGCCAGACGGATCCGGACTGGATCGCTATGGATCTGTTCAGCCAGGCTGAGCACGATGAGCAGGCCCAGTCGATACTGGTGAGCCCGGATGCGGCGTTTCTCGATCGGGTAGAGGCGGCCATGGAGCGTCTGTTGCCGACCTTGAGCCGGGAGGCGATTGCCCGGACCTCGTTGGCCAATCGCGGTGCGCTGATTCTGGTGCAGGATATGGACCAGGCGCTGGCAGTCAGCAACCGGATTGCTCCGGAGCACCTGGAGCTGTCCGTGGCCGATCCGGATGCCCTGTTGCCCAAGGTGGCCCATGCTGGCGCCATTTTCATGGGTCGTTATACGCCGGAGGCACTGGGCGATTACTGCGCAGGTCCGAACCACGTTCTGCCGACCTCGGGCACTGCGCGGTTTTCCTCACCCCTGGGGGTGTATGATTTCCAGAAGCGCAGCTCCATCATTCACTGTTCAGCTGAAGGTGCCTCGGAGCTGGCCAAAACCGCCTCGGTATTGGCGCGCGGTGAAGCGCTGGAAGCGCATGCTCGCTCGGCGGAGTACCGAATCAAGGTATAG
- a CDS encoding trypsin-like peptidase domain-containing protein, giving the protein MSARGLLQSLGWPVATGLLIALLTLLAFPELRGPNGAPDPTRPAITSYADAVDRAAPAVVSIYTRKIQEQQRHPLADHPFYRRFFPERPQQQRAQSALGSGVIVDPRGYLLTNEHVINGADEIQVLLYDGRETRARLVGTDPESDLAVLKIDLEDLTVIDVPEPTQARVGDIVLAIGNPFGVGQTVTQGILSATGRYNLNLSEYENFLQTDAAVNVGNSGGALVDIHGQLLGINTAILGEGNTSVGVSFAIPADSAMRALREIIEHGRVVRGWLGLEVRPLSQDQASALAMNSTQGVVVTAVYSGSPAEQAGLTPGDILTHIDDESVGNGRRGMNQIAATAPGSEVTLRILRNGEPIELETVIGERPLPAST; this is encoded by the coding sequence ATGAGCGCACGAGGTCTGCTTCAGTCCCTCGGCTGGCCCGTCGCCACCGGACTGCTCATTGCACTACTGACGCTGCTCGCGTTCCCCGAGCTTCGGGGGCCGAACGGTGCGCCCGACCCGACGCGCCCGGCCATCACGTCCTACGCGGACGCCGTCGATCGGGCCGCCCCCGCGGTGGTCAGCATTTACACCCGTAAAATTCAGGAACAGCAGCGCCACCCCTTGGCGGACCATCCTTTTTATCGCCGCTTCTTTCCTGAGCGCCCGCAGCAGCAACGCGCGCAATCCGCGCTGGGCTCCGGCGTCATTGTCGACCCCCGCGGCTACCTGCTGACCAATGAGCATGTGATCAACGGCGCCGACGAGATTCAGGTTCTACTGTATGACGGCCGCGAAACCCGCGCCCGATTGGTCGGCACAGACCCAGAGAGCGATCTGGCGGTACTGAAGATTGACCTGGAAGACCTCACCGTCATCGATGTTCCCGAGCCTACCCAGGCGCGCGTAGGGGATATTGTGCTCGCCATTGGCAATCCCTTTGGTGTGGGCCAGACCGTCACCCAGGGTATTCTGAGTGCCACCGGCCGCTACAACCTGAACCTCAGCGAGTACGAGAACTTCCTCCAGACCGATGCCGCGGTGAATGTGGGCAACTCCGGCGGAGCCCTGGTGGACATCCATGGACAGCTCCTGGGCATCAACACCGCCATTCTCGGCGAGGGCAACACTTCCGTGGGAGTCAGCTTCGCCATTCCGGCGGACTCCGCCATGCGGGCACTGCGCGAGATCATCGAGCATGGCCGGGTGGTGCGCGGCTGGCTCGGCCTGGAGGTTCGCCCCCTGAGCCAGGATCAGGCCAGCGCCCTCGCCATGAACTCGACCCAGGGCGTGGTGGTCACCGCCGTGTACAGCGGCAGCCCGGCCGAACAGGCGGGCCTGACGCCGGGCGACATTCTGACCCACATTGACGACGAGTCCGTTGGCAACGGTCGGCGCGGCATGAACCAGATCGCCGCCACCGCCCCGGGCAGCGAGGTGACCCTGCGCATTCTGCGCAACGGCGAGCCGATTGAGCTGGAAACGGTCATCGGTGAGCGTCCCCTGCCGGCCAGCACCTGA
- a CDS encoding YhcB family protein: MFSFGTLIITALICLLGGGALGAVLYKLTDSGSRSKELEERVLRAEDELKRYQQDVSEHFAKTSELVNNLTQSYRDVYEHLANSALKLTTPALSRQILDSANTQLLGSEKTYLSEEHIEAPRDWAPKNGKGQLSEEYGLHDEGEYESPYQYGSSDTYTEETQDDKPDTPTEPPRGAI; this comes from the coding sequence GTGTTTTCATTCGGAACCCTCATTATTACCGCGCTGATTTGTCTGTTGGGCGGTGGTGCCCTGGGCGCGGTACTTTACAAACTGACCGATTCGGGCTCCCGCAGCAAGGAACTCGAAGAGCGGGTTCTGCGCGCTGAAGATGAGCTCAAGCGGTACCAGCAGGATGTGTCCGAGCATTTTGCGAAGACCTCCGAGCTGGTAAACAACCTGACCCAGAGCTATCGCGACGTTTACGAGCACTTGGCAAACAGCGCACTCAAGCTGACCACTCCGGCCCTGAGCCGGCAGATTCTGGACTCGGCCAATACCCAGTTGCTGGGCTCGGAAAAAACCTACCTGAGTGAGGAGCATATCGAAGCTCCCCGGGATTGGGCTCCCAAGAACGGCAAGGGGCAGCTCAGTGAAGAGTACGGTCTGCACGACGAGGGCGAGTACGAATCGCCCTATCAGTACGGTTCTTCGGACACTTACACCGAAGAAACCCAGGATGACAAGCCAGACACCCCAACCGAGCCGCCTCGGGGAGCCATCTGA
- a CDS encoding alpha/beta hydrolase, producing MTVFSQTETAITIDGPVGGLEARIQAGSESGSLAERGLAAIVCHPHPQHGGTMSNKVVTTLVRAYRDLGVATVRFNFRGVGASEGEFDHAVGEVDDLLAVYSWLSERRPDDSVLLAGFSFGSAVAAGAVYRVGSVEHLTLVAPPVERYTYDRDGRFPCPVCIAQGERDDVVVPEGVIRWSETRLQSPHALLRYPEAGHFFHGQLTELKADLARTLERQLGVDS from the coding sequence GTGACAGTATTTTCGCAAACCGAGACCGCAATTACCATCGACGGGCCCGTCGGCGGGCTGGAAGCCCGCATCCAGGCCGGCTCCGAATCCGGCTCCCTCGCCGAGCGGGGGCTGGCGGCGATCGTCTGCCATCCGCATCCGCAGCACGGCGGCACCATGAGCAACAAGGTGGTCACCACCCTGGTGAGGGCCTATCGTGACCTCGGCGTTGCCACCGTGCGGTTCAATTTCCGGGGTGTTGGGGCCAGTGAGGGCGAGTTCGATCACGCGGTCGGGGAGGTGGATGACCTGCTGGCGGTGTACTCCTGGCTCTCGGAGCGGCGACCGGACGATAGTGTGCTTTTGGCCGGATTTTCTTTTGGCTCGGCGGTGGCCGCTGGAGCGGTTTATCGGGTGGGATCGGTCGAACATCTGACGTTGGTCGCACCGCCGGTTGAGCGCTACACCTACGATCGCGATGGACGCTTCCCGTGTCCCGTCTGTATTGCCCAGGGCGAGCGGGATGACGTGGTGGTGCCGGAGGGCGTGATCCGCTGGAGCGAAACCCGGCTGCAATCGCCCCATGCCTTGCTGCGCTACCCGGAGGCCGGGCACTTCTTTCACGGTCAGTTGACCGAGCTTAAAGCGGATCTGGCGCGCACCCTGGAGCGGCAACTGGGTGTCGACTCATGA
- the zapE gene encoding cell division protein ZapE gives MSRPELKYDTPYNRYQRDLEQPGFSRDPAQAQVVDQLQALFEALVEQGAPKTGLPGLWERLRRRISKAPITPVTGLYLWGGVGRGKTYLMDNFYESLPFEQKMRAHFHRFMRRVHGDLKQLDGHKNPLEQVADRIAREARVICFDEFFVSDITDAMILGTLMQALFRRGVTLVATSNIPPDNLYKDGLQRARFLPAIEQIKRHTRVLQLDSQNDYRLRALEQAELYHSPLDARADESLMASFRSLVPAEDEICADQVLEVEGRPIRARYLGEDVAWFDFMALCDGPRSQNDYIELAREFHAVVVSNVPALGRNSDDQARRFINLVDEFYDRRVKLVLSAARPLTQIYDEGRLSFEFERTVSRLLEMQSRDYLAQPHKP, from the coding sequence ATGAGCCGGCCAGAATTGAAGTACGACACGCCCTACAATCGCTATCAGCGTGATCTGGAGCAGCCCGGGTTCAGCCGGGACCCGGCCCAGGCGCAGGTGGTGGATCAGTTGCAGGCGCTGTTTGAAGCGCTGGTCGAGCAGGGCGCTCCAAAAACCGGGTTGCCGGGACTGTGGGAACGGTTGCGGCGGCGGATTTCAAAGGCACCGATCACACCGGTCACCGGGTTGTATCTGTGGGGCGGCGTCGGGCGGGGCAAAACCTACCTGATGGACAATTTTTACGAGAGTCTGCCGTTCGAGCAGAAAATGCGCGCCCATTTCCACCGCTTTATGCGCCGGGTGCACGGAGACCTCAAGCAGCTCGATGGCCATAAGAATCCCCTTGAGCAGGTGGCGGACCGGATCGCCCGGGAAGCCCGGGTCATCTGCTTCGATGAGTTCTTCGTCTCGGACATCACCGATGCGATGATTTTGGGCACTCTGATGCAGGCTCTGTTCCGCCGCGGCGTGACGCTGGTGGCGACCTCCAATATCCCGCCGGACAACCTTTATAAGGATGGGTTGCAGCGAGCCCGGTTTCTGCCCGCCATTGAGCAGATCAAGCGTCACACCCGGGTGTTGCAGCTCGATAGCCAGAACGACTACCGGTTGCGGGCGTTGGAGCAGGCCGAGCTGTACCACAGTCCTCTCGATGCGAGGGCCGACGAAAGCTTGATGGCGAGCTTCCGCAGCCTGGTTCCAGCGGAGGATGAAATATGCGCCGACCAGGTGCTGGAGGTGGAAGGGCGCCCGATTCGGGCCCGCTATCTGGGGGAAGACGTGGCCTGGTTTGACTTTATGGCTCTCTGTGATGGGCCCCGCTCACAAAATGACTATATCGAGCTGGCCCGGGAGTTCCATGCGGTGGTGGTGAGCAATGTGCCGGCGCTGGGACGGAATAGTGATGATCAGGCCCGGCGCTTCATCAATCTGGTGGACGAGTTTTACGATCGGCGGGTCAAGCTGGTACTATCCGCCGCCCGGCCGTTGACGCAGATCTACGACGAGGGGCGCCTGAGCTTCGAATTCGAGCGCACCGTCAGCCGCCTGCTGGAAATGCAGAGCCGCGACTACCTGGCCCAGCCCCACAAGCCCTGA
- the rplM gene encoding 50S ribosomal protein L13 — MKTYSAKPETVSRDWFVVDAEGKTLGRMATEIARRLRGKHKPEYTPHVDTGDYIVVINAEKVRVTGKKASDKIYYHHTGYIGGIKSISFEKLIQKAPERTIQNAVKGMLPRGPLGRAMFKKLKVYAGNEHPHTAQQPQELTI; from the coding sequence ATGAAGACTTATAGTGCTAAACCTGAAACGGTCTCTCGCGACTGGTTCGTCGTTGATGCCGAAGGCAAGACTCTGGGCCGTATGGCTACAGAGATTGCCCGTCGTCTGCGCGGCAAGCACAAGCCCGAGTACACACCTCATGTGGACACGGGTGATTACATTGTCGTGATCAACGCTGAAAAAGTTCGTGTGACCGGTAAGAAGGCCAGCGACAAGATTTACTACCATCACACCGGTTATATCGGCGGCATCAAGTCGATCAGCTTTGAAAAGCTGATCCAGAAAGCCCCCGAGCGCACCATCCAGAACGCCGTCAAGGGCATGCTGCCCCGCGGACCTCTGGGTCGCGCCATGTTCAAAAAACTCAAGGTCTACGCAGGTAACGAGCATCCGCACACTGCGCAGCAGCCTCAAGAACTGACTATCTAA
- the rpsI gene encoding 30S ribosomal protein S9, with protein MAVTQYYGTGRRKTSTARVFIAQGSGNITVNDRPLDEYFGREVARMIVRQPLENVEMADKFDVKVTVKGGGSFGQAGAIRHGLTRALMEYDEALRGSLREAGYVTRDSRAVERKKVGLRKARKRPQFSKR; from the coding sequence ATGGCAGTTACTCAATATTACGGTACGGGTCGCCGCAAGACCTCCACCGCCCGGGTGTTCATCGCCCAGGGTAGCGGCAACATCACCGTCAACGACCGTCCTCTGGACGAGTACTTTGGCCGTGAAGTGGCACGCATGATCGTGCGTCAGCCGCTGGAAAATGTGGAAATGGCTGACAAGTTCGACGTAAAAGTCACCGTGAAAGGCGGTGGTAGCTTTGGTCAGGCCGGCGCCATCCGCCACGGTCTGACCCGTGCTCTGATGGAATACGACGAAGCGCTGCGTGGCTCTCTGCGTGAAGCAGGTTACGTAACTCGCGATTCTCGCGCTGTTGAGCGTAAGAAAGTGGGTCTGCGTAAAGCCCGTAAGCGTCCGCAGTTCTCCAAGCGTTAA
- the petA gene encoding ubiquinol-cytochrome c reductase iron-sulfur subunit: MTDDVVNKTRRRVLTAATSVVGAVGVVGAAVPFVGSWNPSAKAKAAGAPVRANIGKMEPGQMITVEWRGKPVYIVRRTQESIAGLEKVEDVLRDPNSEQPQQPEYAQNQTRSIREEFLVLLGLCTHLGCAPLFRPEVGVADLGGENWQGGFFCPCHGSKFDMAGRVYTGVPAPLNLEVPPHRYEGDNLLIVGEDQEA, from the coding sequence ATGACCGATGACGTTGTCAATAAAACGCGCCGCCGTGTGCTGACCGCTGCTACCTCGGTAGTAGGGGCAGTGGGCGTAGTGGGTGCAGCGGTACCTTTTGTGGGTTCCTGGAACCCCAGCGCCAAGGCAAAAGCCGCCGGGGCACCGGTTCGGGCCAACATCGGCAAGATGGAGCCCGGGCAAATGATCACCGTCGAGTGGCGGGGTAAGCCGGTCTACATTGTGCGTCGTACACAAGAGTCCATCGCGGGGCTGGAAAAAGTTGAGGACGTGCTGCGCGACCCCAACTCGGAGCAACCCCAACAGCCCGAATACGCTCAAAATCAGACTCGCTCCATTCGCGAAGAGTTCCTGGTGCTGCTCGGTCTGTGCACCCATCTGGGCTGCGCACCGTTGTTTCGCCCGGAAGTGGGCGTTGCTGACCTCGGTGGCGAAAACTGGCAGGGCGGCTTCTTCTGCCCTTGTCATGGTTCCAAGTTCGATATGGCTGGCCGCGTGTATACAGGCGTACCCGCTCCGTTAAACCTGGAAGTTCCCCCACACCGTTACGAGGGCGATAACCTGCTCATCGTGGGCGAGGATCAGGAGGCATAA
- a CDS encoding ubiquinol-cytochrome c reductase, which yields MNWLTGLWQWVDQRLPVQRAWDTHMGNYYAPKNFNFWYFFGVLSLLVLVNQLVTGIWLTMNYTPTAEGAFASVEYIMRDVEYGWILRYMHSTGASAFFVVVYLHMFRGLMYGSYKAPRELVWIFGMTIYLVLMAEAFMGYVLPWGQMSYWGAQVIVSLFGAIPVIGEDLVQWIRGDYLISGITLNRFFALHVVALPIVLLGLVVLHILALHEVGSNNPDGVDIKKNKDENGIPKDGVQFHPYYTVHDLVGITVFLFAFCFVMFFMPEMGGFFLEYANFEEANNLKTPEHIAPVWYFTPFYAILRAVTIEIGPLSAKFLGLIAMGAAIAILFVLPWLDRAKARSMRYKGHIPRVMLMVFAAMFVVLGYLGVKSPTTGRTVLSQLATVFYFAYFITMPIWTSSRPPEQRSQIARVLSFAICWGFALIFLVMALNGITGDSDVPVFLRLFGLVLAAVFAVLPWLADRDSEHPVPERVQMKGLPLRLVLGGLALFAVLVVVPIKAVGAGAGGCGSIPCDIMEPDLDNKESLQRGAKYFVNYCMGCHSAKFSRYERVADDLGIPHDVARNNLIFGDQEIGSLMTTSMTKEQGKQWFGVQPPDLTLVARSRNPEWLYTYLRNFYKDESRPFGVNNRVFENVGMPHVMLDLQGLLECSAGPQLDSHGHIVRDSAGNPVMDEECGSLVEGDIEGSLSQEEFDQVIYDLVNFLEYLGEPAAMDRERVGIFVLLFLSVLFVFAYLLNREYWKGIH from the coding sequence ATGAATTGGTTAACTGGATTGTGGCAGTGGGTCGACCAGCGTCTCCCGGTACAGCGCGCCTGGGACACCCATATGGGCAACTACTACGCGCCCAAAAACTTTAACTTCTGGTATTTCTTCGGCGTTCTGTCCCTGCTGGTGCTGGTCAACCAGTTGGTGACCGGTATCTGGCTGACGATGAACTACACCCCGACCGCCGAGGGCGCCTTCGCCTCCGTCGAATACATTATGCGTGATGTGGAGTACGGCTGGATTCTGCGCTACATGCACTCTACCGGTGCTTCCGCGTTTTTCGTGGTGGTATACCTGCACATGTTCCGCGGCTTGATGTACGGCTCCTACAAGGCGCCGCGCGAGCTGGTATGGATTTTCGGCATGACCATCTATCTGGTGCTCATGGCGGAAGCCTTCATGGGCTACGTGTTGCCCTGGGGGCAGATGTCCTACTGGGGCGCTCAGGTGATTGTGTCCCTGTTCGGGGCTATTCCGGTGATCGGCGAAGATCTTGTGCAGTGGATTCGCGGTGATTACCTGATTTCCGGCATTACCCTGAACCGCTTCTTCGCCCTGCACGTCGTGGCCCTGCCGATTGTCCTGCTCGGGTTGGTGGTGCTGCATATCCTGGCGCTGCACGAAGTCGGTTCCAACAACCCCGATGGCGTGGACATCAAGAAGAACAAAGATGAGAACGGTATCCCCAAAGATGGCGTGCAGTTCCATCCGTACTACACGGTTCACGACCTGGTGGGTATTACTGTCTTCCTGTTCGCTTTCTGTTTCGTCATGTTTTTCATGCCGGAAATGGGCGGTTTCTTCCTGGAATACGCTAACTTTGAAGAGGCGAACAACCTGAAGACCCCGGAGCACATTGCCCCGGTGTGGTACTTCACGCCTTTCTACGCCATCTTGCGGGCGGTGACCATTGAAATTGGCCCCTTGAGCGCCAAGTTCCTCGGTCTGATTGCCATGGGCGCGGCGATTGCCATCCTGTTCGTGCTGCCCTGGTTGGATCGGGCCAAGGCCCGCTCCATGCGCTACAAGGGGCATATCCCGCGGGTCATGTTGATGGTATTCGCCGCCATGTTTGTGGTGCTGGGTTACCTGGGCGTCAAATCACCGACCACTGGGCGCACCGTATTGTCCCAGTTGGCGACGGTGTTCTACTTTGCCTATTTCATCACCATGCCGATCTGGACCAGCAGCCGCCCGCCGGAGCAGCGCTCGCAGATCGCGCGAGTCCTGTCGTTCGCCATTTGCTGGGGTTTTGCCCTGATCTTCTTGGTAATGGCTCTGAATGGAATCACAGGGGACAGCGATGTGCCGGTCTTCCTGCGCCTGTTTGGTCTGGTTCTGGCCGCCGTGTTCGCGGTGCTCCCCTGGTTGGCGGATCGCGATAGTGAGCACCCCGTGCCAGAGCGTGTACAGATGAAAGGCTTGCCGCTGCGCTTGGTGCTGGGTGGTCTGGCGCTGTTCGCAGTACTCGTGGTGGTTCCGATCAAGGCTGTGGGCGCGGGTGCTGGCGGATGTGGTTCCATTCCCTGCGATATCATGGAACCGGACCTGGACAATAAAGAGTCCCTGCAGCGTGGTGCCAAGTACTTCGTGAACTACTGTATGGGCTGCCACTCCGCCAAGTTTTCACGCTATGAGCGGGTGGCGGACGATCTCGGTATTCCCCACGATGTGGCGCGCAACAACCTGATTTTCGGCGATCAGGAGATCGGTAGTCTGATGACCACCTCCATGACGAAGGAGCAGGGTAAGCAGTGGTTTGGGGTTCAGCCGCCGGATCTGACTCTGGTGGCCCGGTCTCGCAACCCGGAGTGGCTGTATACTTACCTTCGTAACTTCTATAAGGATGAGAGCCGTCCCTTCGGTGTGAATAATCGGGTGTTTGAAAACGTTGGTATGCCCCACGTCATGCTGGACCTTCAAGGCCTGCTGGAGTGTTCCGCCGGTCCCCAGCTGGACAGCCATGGACACATTGTGCGCGATAGCGCGGGCAATCCAGTCATGGATGAGGAGTGTGGTAGCCTGGTGGAAGGTGACATTGAAGGCAGCCTGTCGCAGGAAGAGTTTGACCAGGTGATCTACGACCTGGTGAATTTCCTGGAGTATCTGGGTGAGCCCGCAGCCATGGACCGTGAACGGGTGGGTATCTTCGTGCTGTTGTTCCTGTCCGTCCTGTTTGTGTTTGCTTACCTGCTCAACCGCGAGTACTGGAAGGGAATTCACTAA
- a CDS encoding glutathione S-transferase N-terminal domain-containing protein produces MGVVTKRSSMTLFSDGSDHYSHRVRIVLSEKGVSSDIIDVDPKNKPQELADLNPYNSLPTLVDRDLALYESKVIMEYLDERFPHPPLLPVYPVARAQSRLWMYRLERDWAPLVDTILTSKSKDTVLKARKALRDSLLAISPIFAEMPFFMSDEFTIVDCCLAPILWRLPMLDIDLGKGRQAQPLLTYQKRLFEREGFRKSLTEVERDMGAH; encoded by the coding sequence ATGGGTGTGGTGACCAAACGCTCATCCATGACGCTGTTTTCCGATGGTTCTGATCATTACAGCCATCGGGTTAGAATTGTGTTGTCGGAGAAAGGGGTATCGTCGGATATTATTGATGTCGATCCCAAAAACAAGCCGCAGGAACTGGCGGACCTCAACCCCTATAACAGTCTGCCCACGCTGGTGGACCGGGACTTGGCCCTGTACGAGTCCAAAGTGATCATGGAGTACCTGGATGAGCGTTTCCCGCATCCTCCGCTCCTGCCGGTATACCCGGTTGCCCGGGCTCAGAGCCGGCTGTGGATGTACCGGCTGGAGCGTGATTGGGCGCCGCTGGTAGACACCATTCTCACCAGCAAGAGTAAGGACACCGTGCTAAAGGCGCGTAAGGCCCTGCGCGACAGTCTGCTGGCCATCTCGCCGATCTTTGCCGAAATGCCGTTTTTCATGAGCGATGAGTTCACCATCGTGGACTGCTGCCTGGCACCGATCCTCTGGCGCTTGCCGATGCTGGATATTGACCTTGGCAAGGGGCGCCAGGCCCAGCCGTTGCTGACGTACCAGAAGCGACTGTTCGAACGTGAGGGATTTCGTAAGAGCCTCACGGAAGTCGAGCGCGACATGGGGGCTCACTAG
- a CDS encoding ClpXP protease specificity-enhancing factor, with the protein MAMTSSRPYMIRALYEWIVDNGCTPYILVDAQGQGVEVPQQHVNKDGQIVLNINPTAVKDLFIGLEQINFNARFGGIPTDLVIPCGSVLGIYARENGQGMVFEHEPNPEPPKPDSEPKKDAQKRPNLKVVK; encoded by the coding sequence ATGGCCATGACCTCAAGCCGTCCTTACATGATTCGAGCGCTCTATGAGTGGATCGTGGATAACGGCTGCACCCCCTATATCCTGGTGGATGCCCAGGGGCAAGGCGTTGAAGTGCCTCAGCAGCACGTCAATAAAGACGGGCAGATTGTACTCAATATCAATCCGACGGCAGTCAAAGACCTGTTCATCGGTCTGGAGCAGATCAACTTCAATGCCCGCTTTGGCGGCATACCGACGGATCTGGTGATCCCCTGTGGCTCAGTACTGGGTATTTATGCCCGGGAGAATGGCCAGGGCATGGTATTCGAGCATGAGCCCAATCCCGAGCCTCCCAAGCCGGATTCCGAACCGAAGAAAGACGCGCAAAAACGGCCCAACCTCAAGGTCGTCAAATAA
- a CDS encoding Yip1 family protein has protein sequence MAMLQHTLGIFTNPDREWQRIRSDNESFLRVYLRHVPLMALIPCIAGYFGVTEVGWSVGSGGVVKLTSQSALLMAVAAYFAQLIAIYVLGEYINWMSRSFGVADEANRRHYEGTALAVYSAIPMMLAGVALVYPQLWLVVSVYILAACYSVYLIYEGIPILMNIPKERGFIYASSVITVGLVLAVVVMVSTVIVWSSGAGPVYIS, from the coding sequence ATGGCTATGTTGCAGCACACCCTGGGTATCTTCACCAACCCCGATCGCGAGTGGCAGCGGATACGCAGCGACAACGAATCGTTCCTGCGGGTTTATCTACGTCACGTTCCGTTGATGGCACTGATACCCTGTATCGCGGGCTATTTCGGAGTGACCGAAGTGGGCTGGAGTGTGGGTAGCGGCGGTGTGGTGAAATTGACCAGCCAAAGTGCCTTGCTCATGGCCGTAGCAGCCTATTTCGCTCAGCTTATTGCCATTTATGTCCTGGGCGAATACATCAACTGGATGTCGCGCAGTTTTGGTGTGGCCGACGAAGCCAATCGTCGCCACTATGAAGGGACGGCGCTGGCGGTCTATTCGGCCATTCCAATGATGCTCGCTGGCGTTGCGCTGGTGTACCCTCAGTTGTGGCTGGTGGTATCGGTGTACATTCTGGCGGCGTGCTACTCCGTCTATCTGATTTATGAAGGTATTCCCATCCTGATGAATATCCCGAAAGAACGGGGCTTCATTTACGCCAGTTCGGTGATCACCGTAGGCTTGGTGCTCGCGGTCGTGGTGATGGTTAGTACCGTGATCGTCTGGAGTTCAGGGGCGGGACCGGTCTACATCAGCTGA